Proteins encoded in a region of the Sphingomonas japonica genome:
- a CDS encoding curli assembly protein CsgF, whose protein sequence is MGTLSVPAPSLASDIVYTPINPSFGGNPFNSAHLLGIASAQSKYKDPTAISSADPGSQFLRTLQSRLLSSLATQINEIIFGENAQDSGLIQFGDQEISFVRGIDSVTLTITNNADGTVTEIVVPLLQDGSSLGLGL, encoded by the coding sequence GTGGGAACACTGTCGGTACCTGCGCCGAGCCTTGCGTCGGACATCGTCTACACGCCGATCAATCCCTCGTTCGGCGGCAATCCCTTCAATTCAGCGCACCTGCTCGGCATCGCTTCGGCGCAAAGCAAGTACAAGGACCCGACCGCGATCAGCTCGGCCGATCCCGGATCGCAGTTCCTCCGCACGCTGCAAAGCCGGCTGCTGTCGTCGCTGGCGACTCAGATCAACGAGATCATCTTTGGCGAGAATGCGCAGGACAGCGGACTGATCCAGTTCGGCGACCAGGAGATTTCGTTCGTCCGCGGGATCGATTCGGTGACGCTGACGATCACCAACAATGCCGATGGGACCGTCACGGAGATCGTCGTCCCGCTGCTGCAGGACGGCAGCTCCCTCGGGCTCGGGCTCTAG
- a CDS encoding PAS domain S-box protein, giving the protein MGHWRQSLHAKPYVGAMCAVAVATALRGLVEPILDHRMPYTLYLPAIIVAAAFCGAGPAIFAVLASATIAIVTFQPFVPDAIHFTALGVFLATSGGIIALTGRLVLWRDTALREHALADRRTVEARMLAEEMSLLVDAAADHAIYFLDTDGHVSLWSPNAMRISGWTQSEAIGRGFDLFYCADDRAAGVPQRALAEARAHGKLRSRGRRCRKDGSSFIADVTLTALYDDDGRLRGFGKVMRDVTEEATAAHEIEIRERQLSSILATAPEATVVTDCDGRITAFNHAAQALFGYDRADIIGCEDKILSLELAALPDEPARFDRLAVATPHRGRARRADGTLVPVEVTVGRAAIGDKPLFTAFIRDLSDEIATRNRLDKVQSQLLHLSRINAMGTMASTLAHELNQPLTAAESYVGAARSMLATGGAEKTDQASRALEAASAQVLRAGSIIRRTREMLAQRDTSYVHEDLEELVRDAAALALLGIRDSGIATDIRIAPNIGTVLVDRVQIQQVIHNLLRNAIDAVQHCPVRTIRLAVTGGDPDFATVTVSDTGIGLTEDEHLRLFTAFYSTKKSGMGVGLSICRTIVEAHGGRIWASRREGGGAEFRFTLRRTDWGQ; this is encoded by the coding sequence TTGGGCCATTGGCGTCAGTCCCTGCACGCCAAGCCCTATGTTGGCGCGATGTGCGCGGTAGCGGTTGCTACCGCGCTGCGCGGACTGGTCGAGCCCATCCTCGACCATCGCATGCCGTACACCCTTTATCTGCCGGCGATCATCGTCGCGGCGGCGTTCTGCGGCGCTGGTCCTGCAATATTCGCGGTACTGGCCAGCGCGACGATCGCCATCGTCACGTTCCAGCCGTTCGTGCCCGATGCGATTCATTTCACCGCGCTGGGCGTGTTTCTTGCGACGTCCGGCGGGATCATCGCGCTGACCGGGCGGCTGGTGCTGTGGCGAGACACCGCGCTACGCGAACACGCCCTAGCCGATCGCCGAACCGTCGAGGCGCGCATGCTCGCCGAAGAAATGTCGCTGCTGGTCGATGCCGCTGCCGACCATGCGATCTACTTTCTGGATACCGATGGGCACGTCAGCCTGTGGAGCCCGAACGCGATGCGGATCAGCGGCTGGACGCAGAGCGAAGCGATCGGAAGAGGCTTCGATCTGTTCTATTGCGCGGACGATCGCGCCGCGGGAGTGCCCCAACGCGCCCTCGCCGAAGCGCGTGCGCACGGAAAGCTGCGCAGCCGCGGCCGGCGCTGCCGCAAGGATGGCAGTAGCTTCATTGCCGACGTCACGCTGACCGCGCTGTATGATGACGACGGCCGGCTGCGCGGCTTCGGCAAGGTGATGCGCGACGTCACCGAAGAGGCGACGGCCGCGCACGAAATAGAGATCCGCGAACGCCAGTTGAGTTCGATTCTCGCGACCGCGCCCGAAGCGACCGTGGTGACCGATTGCGACGGCCGGATCACCGCGTTCAATCACGCGGCGCAGGCGCTGTTCGGCTATGACCGGGCCGACATCATCGGTTGCGAGGACAAGATCCTGTCGCTGGAACTCGCCGCCCTGCCGGACGAGCCCGCCCGGTTCGATCGGCTCGCCGTGGCGACACCGCATCGCGGGCGCGCACGCCGCGCGGACGGCACGCTGGTGCCTGTCGAAGTAACGGTCGGGCGCGCCGCGATCGGCGACAAGCCGCTGTTCACCGCCTTCATCCGCGACCTGTCCGACGAAATCGCGACGCGCAACCGGCTCGACAAGGTCCAGTCGCAATTGCTGCATCTGTCTCGCATCAACGCGATGGGCACGATGGCATCGACCCTGGCGCACGAACTGAACCAGCCGCTGACCGCGGCCGAAAGCTATGTCGGCGCCGCGCGCTCGATGCTGGCGACGGGGGGTGCCGAAAAGACCGATCAAGCGTCGCGCGCGCTGGAGGCAGCCTCGGCACAGGTGCTGCGCGCAGGCTCGATCATCCGGCGGACGCGCGAGATGCTGGCACAGCGCGACACCAGCTATGTCCACGAAGATCTGGAGGAACTGGTCCGCGACGCCGCGGCGCTGGCGTTACTTGGCATCCGGGACAGCGGCATCGCCACCGACATCCGCATTGCGCCGAATATCGGTACGGTGCTGGTCGATCGCGTCCAGATCCAGCAGGTCATCCACAATTTGCTGCGCAACGCGATCGACGCAGTCCAGCATTGCCCGGTGCGGACGATCCGTCTGGCAGTCACGGGCGGTGATCCCGATTTCGCGACCGTCACGGTGAGCGACACCGGCATCGGCCTGACCGAGGATGAGCATCTTCGCCTGTTCACCGCATTCTACAGCACCAAGAAGAGCGGAATGGGGGTCGGCCTGTCGATCTGTCGCACGATCGTCGAGGCGCATGGCGGGCGGATCTGGGCATCACGGCGGGAGGGCGGCGGGGCAGAGTTCCGCTTCACCCTCCGCCGCACCGATTGGGGGCAGTGA
- a CDS encoding response regulator transcription factor, giving the protein MTVSSPATGTVHIVDDDAAIRESLSLVLATAGHRVHCWEDGCGFLAAAAALGPACAILDVRMPLIDGLAVQREVVALRLPIAVIILTGHADVPSAVRTLRAGAVNFLEKPVETSALLQAVTDALATIDPGGGSDHAEAQARRKLALLSPRELEVLRGLAAGKQNKSIAIDLGISHRTVEVYRANIMEKLDAASLSEVLYVAFAGHVLSTASPLRSEHRLLCH; this is encoded by the coding sequence ATGACAGTCAGCAGTCCCGCCACCGGCACCGTCCATATCGTCGACGACGATGCCGCCATTCGCGAGAGCCTGTCGCTGGTTCTGGCTACCGCAGGCCACCGTGTCCATTGCTGGGAAGATGGGTGCGGCTTCCTTGCCGCCGCAGCAGCGCTGGGTCCGGCCTGTGCGATCCTCGACGTGCGCATGCCGCTGATCGACGGCCTGGCGGTGCAGCGCGAAGTAGTGGCTTTGCGGCTGCCGATCGCGGTGATCATCCTGACCGGCCATGCCGATGTGCCGTCGGCCGTGCGGACCCTGCGCGCGGGCGCGGTCAATTTTCTGGAAAAGCCGGTCGAAACGTCGGCACTGCTCCAGGCGGTGACCGACGCGCTGGCCACGATCGATCCCGGCGGCGGCAGCGATCATGCCGAGGCGCAGGCGCGGCGCAAGCTGGCGCTGCTGTCGCCGCGCGAACTCGAGGTGCTGCGGGGGCTGGCAGCGGGCAAGCAGAACAAGTCGATCGCAATCGACCTCGGCATCAGCCACCGCACCGTCGAGGTGTACCGCGCGAACATCATGGAAAAGCTCGACGCCGCCAGCCTTTCCGAGGTGCTGTACGTCGCGTTCGCAGGCCATGTCCTGAGCACAGCGTCGCCCCTGCGAAGCGAGCACCGGCTGCTCTGCCATTGA
- a CDS encoding Ig-like domain-containing protein, whose translation MAQQYFALAAGDLLQDWSDTGLLSADDWSRVPSIVGYRGDGLTSGTGVDPRTVLGSSDVVDVNVNLANPDSYTTGGVAEFDGIANPVVALQGSGTARAPYLVIHLDTTGREDVVFGALLRDIDAGTSAVQPVAIQYRVGETGDWINIDGGYVANANIGSDTPVSVTLPADANDQAQVQVRVLTTDAVGSDAFIGVDDITVTSAPIAAAEPVLPWINEFHYDNDGADAGEAVEIAGTAGTDLTGWSLVLYNGSNNAPYGTIALSGVIADQADGYGTLSFAAVGLQNGSPDGFALVDAGGAVVQFLSYEGTITAASGAAAGLTSTDVGVAEAASSPLGFSLQLKGSGASYGDFTWAEASDDSFGDVNDSQSFGDGPPPPVAGALSVADASVVEGDSGTADLVFTVTRSGGSTGAVSATWTVTLGSASAGDLATSTLTGTVNFADGATSATIVVPVLGDTDVEGDEDLTLTLSNATGGATIADGEATGTIVNDDAGTPPPAGSVFINEIHYDDESTDTGEGIEVAGLAGTDLTGWSLVLYNGNGGASYGTIALSGVIADQSNGYGTVAVPAVGLQNGSPDGIALIDASGNVVQFLSYEGTMVASNGPAAGLTSTDIGVAEEPAPGDGFSLQLKGVGATAADFVWTAPSDDSFGDVNDGQSFIAPDGTGQISIRDAQFDEGDAGTTDFSFVVRRAGGSASEASVDYTVTLDGSADAADFGPDAAFTGTVTFGAGQSEATITLPVAGDLVGESNETFSVTLLNPKGDIVIADADAIGTILNDDLVTLAIGTIQGLGHVSDYVGQTVHTSGIVTAVDSNGYYLQDAVGDGDAATSDGIFVFTGSAPTVTVGDALEVTGNVSEFQGGPAGLSVTQIDTATATVVSSGNALPTAVVIGQGGVLPPSMVIDDDGLTSYDPSSDGIDFYESLEGMLVTIDAPMAVASTNNFGETFVVASGGEGATGVNDRGGITLSPGDYNPEKIQIDDDAAIFAGFTPGYSTGDVLSDVTGVVNYAFDSYEVLVTEAVTVTQDVTLPREIADFASDADSLSIATYNVENLDPTDTKFDLLANDIVYNLRAPDIIAVQEIQDADGAGNGGNLSGTVTAQLLIDAIAAEGGPRYAYVEVAPDAPNSTGGEPGGNIRNGYFYNIDRVDYVTGSAQLIEGPAYEGTRRPLVAEFMFNGEAVTTVNVHFTSRGGSDPLFGNTQPPVDAGEAARENQAAGIRAYVNEALAGDPAKNIAVLGDFNGFYFEDAQQILTGDGVLTNVATLLPEEERYSYLFDGNSQLLDNILVTGGLFAGASYDAVHINAEFGGERATDHDPQVALFDFATPNVAPVAVDDAVTVAEDATTDDLTALLLGNDIDDGALRIDSVDTSATQGSVVFDAETQTLRYVADADAFDALAPGETATDSFDYTVVDAQGLTSTATVTVTITGEADGVVITGTVFGDMLVGTGGEDSIDGRNGNDTLLGLGGNDVLTGGNGNDHLEGGMGADMLLGDAGNDDMLGGAGDDILIGGRGNDTLTGDAGADLFVFDRQSGADVIGDYEIGSDVLLFDNLDIIRTRVTDTDRDGTLDLTIAFRQGGGVTLLGIDDLASVTIEYGDAPMPGETIL comes from the coding sequence ATGGCACAGCAATATTTCGCGCTCGCAGCGGGCGATCTCCTGCAGGATTGGTCGGATACCGGGCTGCTCTCGGCGGATGACTGGAGCCGGGTGCCCAGCATCGTCGGCTATCGCGGCGACGGGCTGACCAGCGGCACCGGCGTCGATCCCCGCACCGTGCTGGGGTCGAGCGACGTCGTCGATGTCAACGTCAACCTTGCCAATCCCGACAGCTACACCACGGGCGGCGTCGCCGAGTTCGACGGCATCGCCAATCCTGTCGTCGCGCTGCAGGGTTCGGGTACCGCCCGCGCGCCGTATCTGGTGATCCACCTCGACACCACCGGGCGCGAGGACGTGGTGTTCGGGGCGCTGCTGCGCGACATCGACGCGGGCACCAGCGCGGTCCAGCCGGTCGCGATCCAGTACCGCGTCGGCGAAACCGGCGACTGGATCAATATCGATGGCGGTTATGTCGCCAATGCCAATATCGGCAGCGATACGCCGGTCAGCGTGACGCTTCCCGCCGACGCCAACGACCAGGCGCAGGTGCAGGTCCGCGTCCTCACCACCGATGCGGTCGGATCGGACGCATTCATCGGTGTCGATGACATCACAGTCACCAGCGCGCCGATCGCGGCGGCCGAGCCGGTGTTGCCGTGGATCAACGAATTCCATTACGACAATGACGGCGCCGATGCCGGCGAGGCGGTCGAGATTGCCGGGACCGCGGGCACCGACCTGACCGGCTGGTCGCTGGTGCTCTACAATGGTTCGAACAACGCGCCCTATGGCACGATCGCCTTGTCGGGCGTCATCGCCGATCAGGCCGATGGATACGGCACGCTGTCGTTCGCGGCAGTCGGGCTGCAGAACGGATCGCCCGACGGCTTCGCGCTGGTCGATGCCGGCGGCGCGGTCGTCCAGTTCCTGTCGTATGAAGGCACGATCACCGCCGCGAGCGGCGCGGCGGCCGGTCTGACCAGCACCGATGTCGGCGTGGCCGAAGCAGCGTCCTCGCCGCTCGGCTTCTCGCTGCAGCTCAAGGGCAGCGGCGCGAGCTATGGCGATTTCACCTGGGCCGAGGCCAGCGACGACAGTTTCGGCGACGTCAATGACAGCCAGAGCTTTGGCGACGGCCCGCCTCCGCCAGTCGCCGGCGCGCTGTCGGTCGCCGATGCGTCGGTCGTCGAGGGCGACAGCGGCACCGCGGACCTGGTGTTCACGGTGACGCGCAGCGGTGGCAGCACCGGCGCGGTTTCGGCAACTTGGACCGTCACACTCGGCAGCGCGAGCGCAGGCGATCTTGCGACCTCAACGCTGACCGGCACGGTGAACTTCGCCGACGGCGCGACCAGCGCGACGATCGTCGTACCGGTACTGGGCGACACCGACGTCGAAGGTGACGAAGACCTCACGCTCACCCTGTCGAACGCCACCGGCGGCGCGACGATCGCCGATGGCGAGGCGACCGGAACCATCGTCAACGACGATGCCGGCACTCCACCGCCTGCGGGCAGCGTGTTCATCAACGAAATCCATTACGATGACGAATCGACTGACACCGGCGAGGGCATCGAGGTCGCCGGGCTTGCCGGTACCGACCTGACCGGCTGGTCGCTGGTGCTCTACAATGGCAATGGCGGTGCCAGCTATGGCACGATCGCGCTGTCGGGCGTGATCGCCGATCAGTCTAACGGCTATGGCACCGTGGCGGTCCCCGCGGTCGGCCTTCAGAACGGGTCGCCGGACGGCATCGCGCTGATCGATGCCAGCGGCAACGTCGTCCAGTTCCTGTCGTACGAAGGCACGATGGTTGCCAGCAACGGCCCCGCCGCCGGCCTGACCAGCACCGATATCGGCGTCGCGGAGGAACCCGCCCCGGGCGACGGCTTCTCGCTCCAGCTCAAGGGTGTCGGCGCCACCGCCGCAGACTTCGTGTGGACCGCACCGAGCGACGACAGCTTCGGCGACGTCAATGACGGCCAGAGCTTCATCGCCCCCGACGGCACCGGCCAGATATCGATCCGCGACGCGCAGTTCGACGAAGGTGATGCCGGTACCACCGATTTCAGCTTCGTCGTCCGCCGCGCCGGCGGCAGCGCCAGCGAGGCGTCGGTAGACTATACCGTCACGCTCGACGGCAGCGCCGACGCTGCCGACTTCGGACCGGACGCCGCGTTCACCGGGACGGTGACCTTTGGCGCGGGTCAGAGCGAAGCGACGATCACCCTGCCCGTCGCCGGCGACCTGGTCGGCGAGTCCAATGAGACGTTCAGCGTCACGTTGTTGAACCCGAAGGGCGACATCGTCATTGCCGATGCCGACGCAATCGGCACCATCCTCAACGACGATCTGGTGACGCTGGCGATCGGGACGATCCAGGGGCTCGGCCATGTTTCCGACTATGTCGGCCAGACGGTGCACACGAGCGGCATCGTCACGGCGGTCGATTCGAACGGCTATTATCTGCAGGATGCAGTCGGCGACGGTGACGCGGCGACATCGGACGGCATCTTCGTGTTCACCGGATCAGCCCCGACCGTTACGGTCGGCGATGCGCTAGAGGTAACCGGCAACGTCTCGGAGTTCCAGGGCGGACCGGCGGGCCTGTCGGTCACGCAGATCGACACCGCGACCGCCACCGTGGTCAGCAGCGGCAACGCGCTGCCGACCGCAGTCGTGATCGGCCAAGGCGGCGTCCTGCCGCCGAGCATGGTGATCGACGACGATGGCCTCACCAGCTACGATCCAAGCAGCGACGGCATCGATTTCTACGAATCGCTCGAAGGCATGCTGGTGACGATCGACGCGCCGATGGCGGTCGCCAGCACCAATAATTTCGGCGAGACGTTCGTGGTCGCGTCGGGCGGCGAGGGTGCGACCGGCGTCAACGATCGCGGCGGCATCACGCTGTCGCCGGGCGACTATAATCCGGAAAAGATCCAGATCGACGACGATGCCGCGATCTTTGCAGGCTTCACCCCCGGCTATTCGACCGGCGACGTGCTCAGCGACGTGACCGGTGTCGTCAACTATGCCTTCGACTCTTACGAAGTGCTGGTCACCGAAGCGGTCACGGTCACACAGGACGTCACGCTTCCGCGCGAGATCGCCGATTTCGCCAGCGATGCCGACAGCCTGTCGATCGCGACCTACAATGTCGAAAATCTCGACCCGACCGACACCAAGTTCGATCTGCTGGCCAACGACATCGTCTATAATCTGCGTGCTCCCGACATCATCGCGGTTCAGGAAATCCAGGACGCCGACGGCGCGGGCAATGGCGGCAATCTGTCGGGCACCGTCACGGCGCAATTGCTGATCGACGCGATCGCGGCGGAGGGCGGCCCGCGCTATGCCTATGTCGAGGTGGCGCCCGATGCGCCGAACAGCACCGGCGGTGAGCCCGGCGGCAACATCCGCAACGGCTATTTCTACAATATCGACCGCGTCGACTACGTCACCGGCAGCGCGCAGCTGATTGAAGGTCCGGCCTATGAGGGCACGCGCCGTCCGCTGGTCGCCGAGTTCATGTTCAATGGCGAAGCGGTGACGACGGTCAACGTCCACTTCACCTCGCGCGGCGGCAGCGATCCACTGTTCGGCAACACCCAGCCGCCGGTCGACGCCGGCGAGGCGGCGCGCGAAAACCAGGCCGCCGGCATCCGCGCCTATGTCAACGAAGCGCTGGCAGGCGATCCGGCCAAGAACATCGCGGTGCTCGGCGACTTCAACGGTTTCTACTTCGAGGACGCGCAGCAGATCCTGACCGGCGACGGCGTGCTGACCAACGTCGCCACACTGCTGCCGGAAGAGGAACGCTACAGCTATCTGTTCGACGGCAACAGCCAGCTGCTCGACAACATCCTCGTCACCGGCGGGCTGTTCGCCGGGGCCAGTTATGACGCGGTCCACATCAATGCGGAGTTCGGCGGCGAGCGCGCCACCGACCATGACCCGCAGGTGGCGCTGTTCGATTTCGCCACACCGAATGTCGCCCCCGTCGCCGTCGATGACGCGGTCACGGTCGCCGAGGATGCGACGACGGACGACCTGACGGCACTGCTGCTGGGCAATGATATCGATGACGGCGCGCTGCGGATCGACAGCGTCGATACCAGCGCGACCCAGGGTAGCGTGGTGTTCGATGCCGAAACCCAGACGCTGCGCTACGTCGCCGATGCCGACGCATTCGATGCGCTGGCTCCAGGCGAGACGGCCACCGACAGCTTCGATTACACGGTGGTCGATGCTCAAGGCCTGACCAGCACGGCGACCGTCACCGTGACGATCACGGGCGAGGCCGACGGCGTCGTGATTACGGGGACGGTGTTCGGCGACATGCTGGTCGGCACCGGCGGCGAGGATAGCATCGACGGTCGCAACGGCAACGACACGCTGCTCGGCCTCGGCGGCAACGACGTGCTCACCGGTGGCAACGGCAACGATCATCTCGAAGGTGGCATGGGCGCCGACATGCTGCTGGGCGATGCCGGCAATGACGACATGCTCGGCGGCGCGGGCGACGACATCCTGATCGGCGGGCGCGGCAACGACACGCTGACCGGGGATGCCGGTGCGGACCTGTTCGTGTTCGACCGGCAGAGCGGTGCGGATGTGATCGGCGATTACGAGATCGGCAGCGACGTGCTGCTGTTCGACAATCTCGACATCATCCGCACGCGCGTGACCGACACCGACCGCGACGGCACGCTCGACCTGACCATCGCCTTTCGCCAGGGCGGCGGCGTCACCCTGCTCGGCATCGACGATCTGGCGAGCGTGACGATCGAATATGGCGATGCGCCGATGCCCGGCGAAACGATACTCTGA
- a CDS encoding glycoside hydrolase family 53 protein produces the protein MRATSIWMVSAMAMLAGCAATTQPSTARFAPPPPGGLYLGGDLSYVNEMEDCGAVYRKDGKPVDPFALLAAQGGNVVRVRIWNDATWTRYSDYDDVLKTIRRAKAAGMQVLLDFHYSDDWADGGKQLTPKAWEGLTTDQQAQALHDYTVDILTRLDRDGAMPELVQVGNETNPELLGGKETVAIDWARNAKLFNAGIAAVREVGRTASTNPRVMLHIAQPEHVLPWFDAATRAGVTDYDLIGISYYKKWSKYSLDQLEKTIAASRGRYGKDVIVVETGYPFTLAAKDTATNLLGEDGLVPGYAATPQGQRDFMIAVTQLTVDAGGVGVVYWEPNWVSTRCGTRWGKGSDWENAAWFDYETTEALPVFDFLRHDYRRAR, from the coding sequence TTGCGAGCAACATCGATCTGGATGGTGTCGGCGATGGCGATGCTGGCAGGCTGTGCCGCCACCACGCAACCATCGACAGCGCGGTTCGCGCCGCCACCGCCGGGCGGGCTCTATCTTGGCGGCGACCTGTCCTACGTCAACGAAATGGAGGATTGCGGCGCGGTCTATCGCAAGGACGGCAAGCCGGTCGATCCCTTCGCGCTGCTCGCGGCACAGGGTGGCAACGTCGTGCGGGTACGCATCTGGAACGACGCGACCTGGACGCGGTACAGCGACTATGACGACGTGCTCAAGACGATCCGGCGCGCCAAGGCGGCGGGAATGCAGGTGCTGCTCGACTTTCATTACTCCGACGACTGGGCCGATGGCGGCAAACAGCTGACGCCCAAGGCGTGGGAAGGGCTGACCACCGACCAGCAGGCGCAGGCGCTGCACGATTATACCGTCGACATCCTCACCCGGCTCGACCGCGACGGGGCGATGCCCGAACTGGTCCAGGTCGGCAACGAGACCAATCCCGAGCTGCTCGGCGGCAAGGAGACGGTGGCGATCGACTGGGCGCGCAATGCCAAGCTGTTCAACGCCGGCATCGCGGCGGTTCGCGAGGTCGGGCGGACCGCGTCGACCAACCCGCGAGTGATGCTGCACATCGCCCAGCCCGAGCACGTCCTGCCGTGGTTCGACGCCGCGACCCGGGCAGGCGTCACCGACTACGACCTGATCGGAATCAGCTATTACAAGAAATGGTCGAAATACTCGCTCGATCAGCTCGAGAAGACCATCGCCGCGTCACGGGGGCGATACGGAAAGGACGTGATCGTCGTCGAGACGGGATATCCCTTCACGCTGGCCGCGAAGGACACCGCCACCAACCTGCTCGGCGAGGACGGGCTGGTGCCGGGCTATGCAGCAACGCCGCAAGGGCAGCGCGATTTCATGATCGCCGTCACCCAGCTGACGGTCGATGCCGGCGGGGTCGGCGTGGTCTATTGGGAACCCAACTGGGTCTCGACGCGATGCGGTACGCGCTGGGGCAAGGGCTCCGACTGGGAAAATGCCGCCTGGTTCGATTATGAGACGACCGAGGCTCTGCCGGTGTTCGACTTCCTCCGGCACGACTATCGGCGCGCCCGCTAG
- a CDS encoding GDSL-type esterase/lipase family protein → MTLDRRSFFAASAGLSLLPLAAHAQDDAAEKRLREDWAWLGRYASDNARLKASGEAVGIVFMGDSITEGWRDKRPGFFANGRVCRGIGGQTTPQMLLRMMADVVALRPRAVHIMAGTNDIAGNTGPMTRQQTYDNLTAMTQIAQANGLDVILASVPPAASFPWRPGLETIAPIAEINAWIEAFADEAGAIWVDYGPALGDGKGAIRAGLANDGVHPEAAGYSEMEKVVDPILRRMQV, encoded by the coding sequence ATGACGCTCGATCGCCGCTCCTTCTTCGCCGCTTCCGCCGGGCTGTCGCTGCTTCCGCTCGCGGCCCATGCCCAGGACGACGCCGCCGAAAAACGGTTGCGCGAGGATTGGGCGTGGCTTGGCCGCTACGCATCGGACAATGCCCGCTTGAAGGCGTCGGGTGAGGCGGTCGGCATCGTCTTCATGGGCGACTCGATCACCGAAGGCTGGCGCGACAAGCGGCCCGGCTTCTTCGCCAACGGACGTGTCTGCCGCGGCATCGGCGGACAGACGACGCCGCAGATGCTGCTGCGGATGATGGCCGATGTCGTCGCGCTCCGCCCCCGCGCCGTGCACATCATGGCCGGGACCAACGACATCGCCGGCAATACCGGCCCGATGACGCGCCAGCAGACCTACGACAACCTCACCGCGATGACGCAGATCGCGCAGGCCAATGGTTTGGACGTGATCCTCGCCAGCGTGCCGCCTGCCGCCTCCTTCCCGTGGCGGCCCGGTCTTGAGACGATCGCGCCGATCGCCGAGATCAATGCCTGGATCGAAGCATTCGCGGATGAGGCGGGCGCTATTTGGGTCGATTACGGACCTGCGCTGGGCGACGGCAAGGGTGCGATTCGGGCGGGGCTGGCCAATGACGGCGTTCATCCCGAAGCTGCGGGCTATTCCGAGATGGAAAAGGTCGTCGATCCGATCCTGCGCCGCATGCAAGTTTGA